The DNA sequence TACCCGCCCGCGCCGCCGTCGCACGCGCCACGTTCTCGGCAGGTGCAATGTCGACCGGCGTCGCTCCGTCGGCCATCCAGAAGGCGCGTCCCACCGCGAAGAGGATGGTTGCCACGATCGCGAGTTGTGCCACGCGCAGCGTGCGATCTTCGCGTTTGCGCCTCACCTCCTCGCGCAACTGCCGCACCGCCCCCACCAACCGATCGTGTGCCAGTTCGTACCACTGGCCGGCCGCGCGCTCCTCACCACGCAGCACATGCCGGCGCTCGAGCCCCTCGACGACCACGTTCGCCATCCCCGCCGTCTCGTCGCTCTCCCGAATCACGCTGCCGCGCGTGCCGCCCGGCGTAATGAGCTCCCTTTCGAGCCAGAAGAGGATCTTCCCACTGCGCATTCGGGTCGTGGTCGACACCGCCGCAATCTCGGCGGCGACAAAGCTGCGCAGCTCCTTGTCGATGTCGGCGTCGGGAATGAGCGAATCGTCGGCGGGCTTCACGGCGCCGCTGGCCATCTTGTCCCACAGCGTGCGGCAGATGAGCTGCAGGTAGAGCGGCTCGACATACTCGCCTTCGGCCTCGGCGAGTTTGCCGTCGGGCTGTCGCACGAACTCGCGCGACATCTGGCGCGCCAACTTGTCGGCGCTCGACGCCTTGAACGCGGGAAACTGCCGCGCGAATGCCGAGGCGATCACGTCTGCCGCCGCACGCTGCGTCAGTCGTTCAACGTGGAAGTACATCACCGAGCGTTCGCGCGCACTGGAGCCGTCGTCCAGCCGCGACAACAGCGACGCGAGCGCCGAGAGGTACTCGGCGCGCATCACCAGCACCACACGCAGTGCGCTCTGGCCGCGATTGGCGGCGAGGATCGCACCCAGGAACTCCGCACGCTCGCGCCACGCCTGCAGGTGCGTGGTGAACAGTTCCTCGAACTGGTCGATCACCAGGACGCGCGGCATCGGCGCCCCGTCGGACGAGTTGTGGCGCGGGCGTTGCTCGAGCGCGCTGAGCAACGGATGTGCACCTGGCGGCACGTCGCCCCCCGCCAGGTAGCTGACCACGTTCCCCTCGAAGATTGGACCCGCGAGATCGCGCCCTGCACGAGCGCGCGCCGCCTCGCCAAGCCTGGTTATCGGCAGCACCTCGTACTCGGCACGTTCGAGCGCCGGCATGACCCCCGCGCGCAGCAGCGAACTCTTGCCGCACCCCGACGGGCCGACCACCACCACGACGCCATGGCTGGCAATCAGCGAGCGCAGCTCGCGGATCTCGGGCGTGCGCCCGAAGAAGTTGGCCGCGTCGTCGCGTTCGTACGGGCGCGGCCCCGGAAACGGGTTGGCCGCTTCCGTCACGGCGTCGTCACCGTTCGCCCCGCATCGCCGTGCACCGCGATCCAGCGCCTGCGCAACTCGCGTGTGAAGTCCGACGCCGTCCCCCAGAAGAAGCGCACGTTCATCGTGAGCTTGAGGTAGTGCTCGAGGTAGTGCTGGATCGCCTGCGCCATCTGTTCGCTGTTGCCCGTGGGCGGGAGCTGCACCGCCACGTGCGCGCGCTGTCGGTTGAGTTGCAGCTGTTGCAGCGCCATGCGGAAGATCACCCGGAAGGTGATATCGCTCAGCGAATAGCCGAGGAAGAGCACCGACGACTCGGCAAACACCTCGGAGACGTCGGGACGGATGCACCGCGGATCCATCGCAATCTCGGCCAGGAAGTCGAGATAGTCGTCCTCGGTGAGCACCATCGACTCGGGGAACCCCTGCACCCCGTGCAGGTGATAGACCAACGGGATGGAGTCGTTGTCCGGCGTTAGGGATGGCTGTCCGCTCCGGGCCTGCGCCACGTGCTTGCGCGTGGCCGGATTCCAGGCACACAGGTCCACGACGTACTGCGCCCCCGCGGCCTCGAGCGAACGCTCGATGAACGGGTCATAGTTGGTCGTGAGGTACTTGGAGAACGGGAGGTCGGCGAGGATGCGGTGCGGATCGGTGCGATCGGCAAAGGCCGCGGCGGTGATCTGGTCTGTCGCCGTGCTGAATTGCCGCGCCACCTGTTCCTTGATGCGCGGGATATCGTTGCGAATGACCGCGGCGTATTGCGCCACGCGCGGGAGGTTATCGCGATCGTCGAACGGATAGCCATGTTTCTCGGCCAATGTCTGCGCGAGCGCGCGTCCCGTGGGAAGGCGATGGGCCGACATCCCGGCCCCCAGGAACGGCGTGCAGCGCTCGTTGCTGATCCGGCTGACGATGGTATCCCAGTCGTCGTCGTCGAGCGCGTTGGCAGGCACGGGCAACCCCAGCGGGAGAATCGCCCGAATTGTGGGATCGGGGAAAAGCGATGTCCAGCGAGCGACGCAATCCCTAAATCAGGGAAGACGACCTCATGCATAGCCGCCGGCGCGCCGTGGTTAGTGCGACTGGCGCACTTCAACCTCTTCCAGCGTCGCCCCCTGCGCTACGCGCACGATGCGGGTGCGCTTCCACGCGCTCACGCGCTCGTACTCGTCGGCGCCCAGCACCAGGACCGGCACGCTTCGTCCGTAAAGCGCCTCGGCCACCATCGCGCCGAGCGCAATGATCGGGTCGCGCTCCCCCAGCACGATCGCCGCCGGGCCAACGCCCGCGCGAATCAGCTCGGCCAGCACGCTCGAGCTTGAACTCGATCCGCGGCCGCCAGGCATCAGCATGACACGCCCTGTCACCGACTGTCCGTGTTGCGGATGATGGGTGTCGATGATCTCGCCGGTGGCCTCGTGCACACCGCCCCAGAAGCTCAGCGGCGCCTCGAGCCGAAGCACGTCGCCTTCGGCGTTTCCGGCGACGAGGAACTCGGCCGCGATCATTCCGCCCCCCATGGCGCGTTGTCCCGCCACACCACGCCACGCACCGCCGATTCCACGCATTCCTCCAGGCTGGCAAAGACCACCGCATACCCCAGGTTGTTGGGGGCGTACCAGGCCCACTTGGCCGAGTTGGTCATGACGACGCCAGGGCGCCCGGTGAGGATTGGCGTGACGTACGTGCAGGTGTCGGTCACCAGCTGCACCCCGCTCGCCCGCAGTTCGTCGCCCCACCCTTCCCCGTCGATGCGCGCCAGCGTGTCGCGCCCCGTCGAGACGAAGAACTCCATCGCACGCGACACCGCTCGCCCCGCCAGCAGCGCGCGCAGGCGCGTAAACTCCTCATACGAGAAATGAGGGGTCCCGATGCTCACCGCGCCTAACGTCATATCGGTCGTCGACGTGAGGTCGCGCGCCGCCGCGCGCAGGTCGTCTGGGCCCACGTCGATGGTACGGGCTGGTGCGCGATTGCCCAGCGCCTCGCCTAACGTGGCCGCCTCCGGCGTCACCCCCACCATGTGGAACATCGCCACCGCGCCTGACGAGGCCGCGGCAGCGCCAAAGCCCTTCAACTGGTCCTCGGTGGCGTGCGGTACGCCATCGATCACCGGAATCGATGTCCCCGTGCGCATCCCCACCAGGTGCCCGAGGGCGGCGAAGAAGGTGTCACGGCGCATCATCGCATCGCGCACGCCGCGCACTCGCACCAGTACGCGCCCCAGTCGCCCCTCGTCGGTGTGCAGACCCACCTCGGGGACCATCCCCACGACCGCCGCGCAGAGGTCGATGAAGTCGCCGTAGCGCTCCGTGCGCGCCCCCAGCACCGAATTGGCGAAGACGATCGCATTCGACTCGGCCCACGCGATCTGCTCCCCGAAGTTAGGGCGCTCGGCGAGCTGGTATGGGGCACAGGTCCAGGTCTGGCGACAGCCCAGGGCGGCGTACTCGCGCATCATCGCGCGCCCCGCCTCGACAATCTCCGGCCGGCCGCGGAAGAGCTGTGGATGCAGGAGGTCGATCGCCCCCACGTTGAGCGTCGTCGGGACGGTGACGGTCGCCCCCGAGCGGACCATCGCCCGCACGAAGTCGAGCGAGGCTGGGCCGTGGTACAGGCACCCGTCGATGTGCGCGCGTGTGATGGGGATCAAGCGGCGCGAGCCGACGAATGCGGCGTAGCGCTCGAGGATCGCCCGCGCGAGGTCGCGCGTGGGGGGCGCCGCGTCGGCGGGCTGCAGGGGAGTAGTCGGGGTCGACACGGCGCGAGATATGTCCCGCGCGCGACAGTTGGGGAAGGCGCTGAAACCAGGAGCCTGAAGCCCCGTATGATCATTTCGATCATAGTACCTCACCCGCCGACGTGCCCGACTCCCCTGCCATGCCGTCCGATCCTCGCGCCCTCCTCCCGCTCAAGCCCGCCGACCTCGTCCTCCTCCTCGTGCTCTCCGAAGAGGAGCGACACGGCTACGCGCTCGCCCGCGAGATCGCCGATCGCACCGACGGGCTGATCGCGCTCGAGCCGGGGAACCTGTACCGCATCATCCGTCGCCTGGAGGATGAAGGGCTGGTCGCCCCTGCGGCGCGGCGCGCGTCGGGCGATGGGGACGATGAGCGACGGCGCTACTACCGCCTGACCGCGTTAGGGGGGCAGGTGGCGGCGTTGGAGGTGCAGCGCCTGCGGTCGCTCGTTGCCTCGAAGGCGGCGCGCGCCCTTCCGCCGGTTGGCGCCACCGCATGACGCATCGCGCCCCCGCCTCCGTCCGTTCGGTGGGCGAACGCGTCTATGGTGCCCTGCTCTGGCTCCTGCCGCGTCACTTTCGCCAGCGCTACGGCGAGGAGATGCGCGACTTCCTGCATGACGCACTCCGCGAGGGCCGCGCCGACGGCGGCTCGTTAGGGTCTCTGGTGGTCTGGTGGCATGCCATCCCCGACCTGTTGCACACCGCCGCGTACGAACATCTCGCCCTCCTCATCCGGCCTGCGCACCTCCTTCCCCCGCCTCACACGGACCGCATGTCGACCCTACTCCTGAGCGACGCCCGTTACGCGCTGCGCGCCTTCCGCAGGCACCCGGTCTTCTTCGGCGTCGCCCTGCTCGTTCTTGCCCTGGGGACGGGGGCGGTGAGCACGATCTTTTCCGTCGCCAACGCCGTCGTCCTGCGCCCGGTCCCCGGCGTGCGCGACGCATCGCGCGTGGTGGAGGTCGGGCGCACGCGCCCGTCGGGCGAGGGGTCGCTCACGGCGTCGTATCCCTACTTCGACTACCTGCGCGATCGCTCCCGATCGTTGGAGGGTGTGGCCGCATGGGGAATGACGCTGGTCAACGTCAATACGGGTGGGCAGGGAATCTCAGGACTTGGCAACGCCGTCAGCGGCAACTACTTCGCCGTCCTGGGAGTGCAACCGGCGCTCGGTCGCTTCTTCGCGGGGAACGATGACCGCGCGCTCTCCCGCGACCCGGTCGTCGTGGTGAGCCATGCCTTCTGGCAGAAGCACCTCGGGGGTGACAGCAGCGTCATCGGACAAGCGCTGCGCATGAACGGTCGCACCTTCACCGTGCTGGGGGTCGCGCCGGCGCGCTTCAGCGGGGTGTACCCGGCCCTGCGCACCGACGTCTGGATCCCGCTCGACTTCCGCACGCAGCTGCGCGGCAATCCGTCGACGCTCGACGATGCCGGCGCGTCCTGGATGCAACTGGTTGGGCGGCTGGCCCCGGCGCACTCCGTGACGCAGGCGCGCGAGGAGCTCAGCGCGCTCACCGCACAGTACGTGGCGGCAAACGGCGCGGCGGAAGCGACGCGCACCAATGAATACTCGGCCGCCGACGTCGACCCCATCGCCGGCGTCCCGGCCGGCGTCGCCGGGAGCTTCACCTCCTTCTTCGCCGTGCTCCTGGTCATATCGGCGCTCGTCCTGATGATCGCCAGCATGAACGTGGCCTCGATGCTCCTTTCGCGTGCCGCCGCGCGCCGGCGCGAGATGGCGATGCGCATGGCCCTCGGCGCGGCGCGGCGCCGCCTCGTCCGGCAGCTGCTCGTGGAGACGCTGCTCCTCTTCGCCATCGGCGGGGGGTTAGGGATCGTGGTCGCGTTCTGGGGGACGCAGTTGCTGCAGCAGCTCCCGCTTCCCGAGAGCATTCCCCCGCTCAACCTCAACTTCACGCCGGACCTGCGCGTCCTCGCGGTGACCATCGGCGCCTCGCTCGTCACGGGGCTCGTCTTCGGGCTCTCGCCCGCGTATCAGGGGACGCGCACCGACGTGCAGGCCGCAATGCGCAGCGATTCGGCCGGCGCCGGGCGCCGGCGTTCGCGCCTGCGCGACGGACTCATCGTGGCGCAGATCGCCATGTCGCTCCTCCTGCTCTCATCGGCCGGGCTCTTCGTCCGGGCGTTAGGCAAGGGGCGCGCGGTCGACCCGGGCTTTGCGGTGGACAACATCGTGGTGGCCACGGTCGACCTGGAGAGCGCCGGTTACGATGACGCGCGGGCGCGCACCTTCTTCCGCGCGCTGCGCGATCGCCTCGCCGCCTTCCCGGCGATGAAGCACGTCGGCGCCGGGCGCCTGCTTCCGCTCTCGATGTCCAACTCCGGGATCGACATCGCCCTCGCGTCGTATGCCCCGCCCAACGGGCGTGCCGGCGATGCCTTCGGGGTCAGCACCAACACCGTCGACGCCGGCTACTTCGACGCGTTGCGGCTGCCGATCCTGCAGGGGCGCACCTTCAACGACCGCGACGACGAGCACGCGCCGCAGGTCGCGATCGTGAACGAGACGTTTGCGCGCCGCTTCTTCCCGCAGGGGAGCGCCATCGGGCAGACATTCCGGCGCGACTCGCTCGTCGTCACCATCGTCGGTGTCACGCGCGACTCGAAGTTCCTCTCGCTCAACGAGTCTGCCGCGCCATTCGTCTACCTTCCGTTCGCGCAGCAGTGGCGCTCCGCGACCACCTTCCTCCTGCATCACGACGGACCCGCCGAGGCGGTGTCTGCGGCGCTGCTGCGCGAGATGACGGCGCTCGACCCCTCGCTTCCGCCCCCGCGCGTGAGTTCACTTCGCGAGTCGACCGCGATCGTCCTCCTTCCGCAGCGTGTGGCGGCCGGCGTGTCCGGCGCGCTGGGGCTCGTCGGCCTCCTGCTTGCCGCCGTTGGGCTCTACGGACTCCTTTCCTTCTCCACCACGCAGCGCACCCGCGAGATTGGCGTGCGCATCGCACTCGGCGCCTCGCGCGGTGGGATCGTGCGCATGGTGCTGGCCGAGGGGTTGCGGCTGGTCGGCATCGGGATGATGGCGGGCTTCGTCCTCGCGCTGTTCGCCACACGCGCCTTGCGCCCCTTCCTGTTCGGCCTCGATCCGTTGGATCCTGTCACCTTCGGGGCGATCGGCGTGATCCTCCTCGGTGTTACGGTGATCGCGACGGTGATCCCGGCGGCGCGCGCCGCCGGGATCGATCCCTCTTGGTCGATGCGGGAGGAGTAGCGGCTGACGGGGTGGAGGTGCGCCGCTCGTCAGGCGGCGGCCGTGATGCGTACATGCCGCCGCCAGCGCCAGGCTGCGGCACCACCGGTGCGTCCCGCGGCCGCCAGGAGCTGCACCGGCAGATGCAACGTCAGCTTGCCAGCGACGCGCGCGCCGATCCCCCGCCGGGCCCACGCCACCACGATCGGAATGAGCCAGTGATCGCCGATGGGCTACGTGCTTCGCGCCCCGGCGCCCACAAGGATGGTCTCCACGAAACGCCGGTCACTCGGCGCCAGCGCCAGCGCGACCAGCTCGTGGGGCATCCCCCACTGGAGCGCCGTATGCTCGAGGCAGGTGGGCTCCCCGTCGATGGTGACCGGGACGAAGGCGATGTGGAACGGCGAACCATGGTCGTGCACGCCGAGCAGTTCATCGCCCACATGCGTCACGGTGACGGCGAGTTCCTCTTGCAGCTCACGGGCAGCCGCCTGGGCATCGCTCTCGCCGGGTTCGAGCTTCCCCCCGGGGAACTCCCACAGCCCGCCGTGCCGCTTGTGCGCCGGGCGCTGGCACACGAGGTAGCGCCCGTCGCGCGCGATCACCGCCGCGAGGACGCGGATCGTCGCCGTCACTTCGCCGCGCGGACCTCGCTCCACGGCGCGCAGCGCGGCGGCGACGGAACACCGCGGGGCGCCGGTTCGGTGCGCGGCAGCGTGTCGGCCACCGCCATCAGCTCGACGTCGAAGACCAACGTTGCCTTCGGGGGGATCACCGGCGGGCGTCCATTCTCGCCATACGCCAACTGGTACGGGATGATCAGGCGGCGCCTGCCGCCAACGCGCATCCCCTCGAAGCCGACGTCCCATCCGGCGATCACCTGTCGCCCGCCCTGCGCGAAGGCGATCGGCGTGCGCGGCTCCCCGTTCGGCATCGTGTCGCGGGACGAATCGAACTTCGTCCCGTTGGCGAGCCACCCCGTGTAGTGCGCGTACACGCAGGCGCGGGCTCGCATCGCGGCCCCTCCGCCAGGCGCAATTTCAAGGGACTGGAGGGCGAACGCCACCGTGGGCGTGCCGCGCACTACGGGGATCGGCGCCGGCAGTTGCGGCTCGCGGCGCCACAGGCACCCGGCCGTCGCAAGGACGACCGGGGCCACGAGAATCGAGCGCACCAGGAGTCGTGCCAGGATTACTTCGACACCCCGAAGCTGCTCACCGTCAACTCGACGTTGTGGCTCACGCGAATGCCATACACACCATCCAGCGACTTGAGCTTGTCACCCGCCACCACGTCGCCCTTGTCGAAGCTGTGCACGACCGTCCCATTGATCACGCACGACGCCTTCCCTCCCTTCACCGTCCACCCGATCTCGTTGGTCGAGGCACCGGTGGCGTCGGCCTGCTTGAGCGCCGGCGACTTCTCCAGGTTCACCAGTGTCTGCACGTTCGAGCCGTGGAATGTCTTGACCGAGTAGGTGCCGTTCCCGTACGCGATGCAGTACATCAACGTCTCGCTCTCCCCCTCGAGATCGTTGCCGCCGATGAAGATCCCGTACGAGTGCGGGTGACTGGCGGTCATCTTGTGTTCCTTGAACGTCGCCTTGACCGTGTAGTCACCCGATGCGGTGTTGGCCGGGTTGTAATAGAAGGCGGCCGGCCCGATGGAGAGGCGGAAATCCTTCCCCTCCTGCACGAACTTCGAGTCATTGATCGTCTTCCCTTGTCCGGCGGGACGGCGGTCGATGCGCCCCTTCCAGCCGGCGACGGCGATGCCCCCCTTCACCGAACGATCGGCGTCCTGGGCGTGAACGGTCGTGGAGGCGACGAGCGCGGCGAGAGCCAGGATCGAGTAGCGCATGAGTACTCCATCTGCTTGGTGAGGCCCACAGTGTCGCGACCGAGACGCCGGGACACAAGCGATGCTGGGACGGGGCGCGGCCGCGGGTGGGTACGCCGTGCATTTTCCTGCGCCTCGGCGTGACGAACCGGTATTGACATCCGGGCACACGTGTTGAAAAATCAGCAAAGCTGAAATTTCAGCACATCTGAGACGCCCGGAGTCCCGCGACATGCCGAAGCCCGCCCCCTCATCTGACCTCACGCGCCGCGAGCGACAGGTCATGGACATCCTTCACCGCCGGGGGCCGTCCACGGTGAGTGAGATCATGGACGACCTCCCCGATCCCCCCACCTACTCGGCCGTGCGCTCCATCCTCCGCATCCTGGGGGAGAAGGCGCTGGTGCAGTACCGTGAGGACGGCCCCCGCTACGTCTATCTCCCGACCGCGCCCGCCAACGAGTCGCGAGACACGGCGCTGGCCCACGTGGTCGAGACCTACTTCGCCGGCTCGACGGAGCAGGCGATTACCGCGCTCCTGCGGCTGAGCGACGCCGGGGTGAGCGAGGAGGAGATCGAACAGCTGCGCGCGCGTATTCGCGCCGAGCGCGCCGGAGGGCGCTAGCCATGATCCCCGCTCTGTCGCCGGAAACGCTCGCCCTCCTCGTCCTGCTGGGGAAGGCGACGGTCGTCCTCGTCGTCGCCTTCGCCGGCGCCACGCTGCTCGAGCGCGCCCCGGCAGGTGCACGGCACCTGCTGTGGCTCTCCACGCTCGGCGCCATCCTCTTCCTCCCCGCGCTGTCCACGTGGAGCCCTTTGCGGCTGGCGGTACTTCCCGTGGCGTGGCTGGTGCCGCACGTGGCGACGCCCGACCGTGGTGCCACGGCGCCGAACGCGACCTCACCAGTTGCATCTGACGATGCGAGACGCGCGACATCGACTCGCGCGCCCAGTACCGTCTCGCCAGGCGAAACCGCCGCGGCAGGCGCCGACGAGGTGCAGCTGCAAGGCGCGCTGGCGGCCGCGCCCGCGGCGACCGCGTGGCGCCCAACGATGTGGCAGCTCCTCCTGGGCGCGTGGGCGGCGGTCGCGCTCGCCCTCGGCGGCTGGCTCGCCATCGGGTTCCTCAGCGTCCGTCGCATCGTGCGGCGCGCCACGCCGCTCGTCGATCGCAAATGGTCGGCGCCGCTCTACGACATCGCCGACCGACTGGGCGTGGACCGCACGCCGCGACTCGTGCGCAGCGAGGACGTGAAGATGCCCTTCGCCGCCGGGCTCGTCTCGCCAACGGTCGTGCTCCCCGCCGAGTGCGACACGTGGGACGAAGCCCGCCGTCGCGCCGTGCTCCTGCACGAACTCGCCCACATCGCCCGCAACGACCTGTTAGGGCACACGCTTGGGCGCGTGGCCTGCGCGTTGTACTGGTTCCACCCGCTCGTCTGGCGCGCCGCGCGCCGCCTGCGAGTCGAGAGCGAACGCGCCTGCGACGACCTCGCCCTTTCTTGCGGCGTTCGCCCGTCGTCGTATGCCGAGCACCTCCTGGACATCGTCACCAGCATACGCCAGCCACTCACCCCAGCCACGGCGATTCCCATGGCCGATCGCAAGGAGTTCGAGGGACGAATGCTCGCCATTCTCGACCCCGAGGTGCGGCGCCAGGGATCGCGCCGGCAGTCGCTCGTCGTTGTCACGGGACTGCTCGGCGTGGCGGCGCTGGTGGGTGGAACGACCCCCACCGCGGCGCGTGCCTCGACGGCGCCCCTGGTCGCCCGGGAACCGGCCGTGCCTAACGTCGACCGCGCGACGCCACGTGGTGATACGGCGAATGCGCTCGTCGTCCCCTCCTCCCGCCTGGCGCAAGGCTCCGGTGAGCGCCGCCCGGAGACAGGGAGGCGCGACGCCACGCCGCGCGCGGCGGCCGTCGATTCCGCCGATCCCGTCGGCGCCATCCTGGCCACGATGACCGCTGCAACGGCGGCGCAGGATCAACCGGCCACGCGGGATCGCCGTGATGATCGCGCCGAGTTGCTGATGCAGGTGCTGCGCGCCGACACCAGCGCCGGCATCCGTCGCACCGCGGCATGGGGACTGTCGCGCTACGCCGAACGCGCCGATGTCGTGACCGCGCTCGCGCAGGCGCTGCGCAGCGACAAGGACCAGCACGTGCGCGAGATGGCGGCGTGGGCGTTGGGTGGTGGCGACGACACCCCGGCCTCACGCGCGGCGCTCCTCGCCGCGCTTGGCGGCGACAGCGACGCCGATGTGCGCGAGTCCGCCGCGTGGGCGCTTGGACAAACGACCGACAGCCACTCGGCGCCCGAGGTCGACGACGCGCTGGCCAAGGCGCTCGGCGATGCATCGCCCCGCGTACGCGCCCACGCCATGTGGGCCATCGGACGCGTGGGCGAGGGGAAGGTCCCGGCCGCCGTGCTCACCGCGCTCGAGTCGCAGGACGAACGTGACCGCCAGGTGCGCGTGATGGCAGCGTGGGTCCTGTTCCGTCGCGAGGATGCAACAGCTGTACCCGCCATCGAGCGCGCGTTGGGGAGGGAAACGGACGGCCAGGTGCGCGTGGCACTCATCCGCGCGTTAGGCGCGCTGGGCGAAAGCTCGGCCCCTGCGCTCGCACGGTTGCTCGATTCTCCCGACCGTGACGTCCGGGCGGCGGTGGTCGGGGCGCTCGCCGGGCGCAACGGCGGCCCGTGGCCCATGCCCATGCCGCGCCCCCGCCCCTTCCCCTGAGGAACGTGAGCGGGCGCTGAGCGTCGCGTCACCACGCGTGCGCCCAGCGCCTGTTTCTTCACCACACGTGCTGAAAAATCAACCGTCCGCCTCCACCCGAATGGCCATGTTCAGGCTCCCCCTCATCTTCGCGTTAGGCGCCGTCGCCGGTGGCAGTGTCGCCACCAGCCGCCACCATGCCCCGCTCGTGCCCACGGTTGGCGTCGAAGCCGTCGCGGTGGCTGTCACGTCCAACGGCATCCTCGCGCCCGTCCCCGGCGCAGAGTCGGCGCGTCCCATCATGGATGTGCGCGGGTTGCTGGGTGCACTGCACGGGCTTCCCGGCGTCGTGTGCGGACTTGCGGCCGAGGCGGCGTCGGGCTGGGGAGGCGGGTCGTGGATGAATGCGCCCGCGCCGCCACTCGGCCCCGACGCCGCGGCCCGCACCATGCACTTTCCTCGCGCCCGCCTAACGCCTGCCGAGATTCGCATGGTGCTCGATTCCATCGCGTCGCCGGATCCGTGCGTGCGTGAACTCTCCGTGCGTCTCGTGGGTCGTCTCGACACGGCCTTCGTCGAGGCGCCGCTGCGCGAGCGCCTCGCATCGTCCAACGCCGTGGCCACGCGCGAGGCGGCGGCGCTCGCGCTCGGGCTCGTGCGCGCCAGGGGGTCCAGCGACGCGCTGCAGCGCCTGCTGGGCGAGGACAGCGATGGGCTGCGGGCCAACGCCGTGTGGGCGCTGGGGCGCCTCGACGACAAGCAGGTCGCCCCCGCCGTGCGCCGCGCGCTCCGGGACGACGCCGACCTGGTGCGCGACGCGGCGGCGGCGGCGTTAGGCACACTGGACGACGACGACGCCGTCGACGAGTTGCTGCGCGTGCTGCGCACGGACAAGGTCGCCCGCGTGCGCCGCACGGCGGCGTGGGCCCTTGGACGCCTGGACCAGAAGCGCGCCGGCAGCGGCCTGGTGTCCGCGTTAGGCGCCGAGCAGGATGACGACGTGCGCGAGACCATCGTGTGGGCGCTGGGCACCATCGAGGTGGCCGACGCAGCGCCGGCGATCACCGAGGTCCTGCGGAAGGATCGGCAGGGAGAGGTGCGGGAGATGGCGGCGTGGGCGCTGGGCCAGCTCGAGTCGGCGGCGGCAGTCGACGCGTTAGGCGAGGCGGCGGGGGGCGACGCCGAGCCGTCGGTGCGCGCCACCGCCGCGTGGGCGCTGGGGCAACTGGAGCTGCGGCAGGCGCCGGCGGGGCTCATCAGGGCCGTCACCGACAAGGATGCCGAGGTGCGCACGCGCGCGGCGTGGGCGCTGTCGGAGATCCACGACGCGCGGGCCATCAACGCGCTGCGTTCGGCGCTCAAGGGCGAGAGCGCGGCGCGGGCGCGCAAGGCTCAGATCCGCGCGCTGGTGCTGTCGGGGGAGAAGTCGGAGGCGTTCTTCAAGGAGCTGCTGACGTCGGACGATCCCGAGGTGCGTGAGGCGGCGGTGGGGGGGATGGCCGGCCAGCGCATGCATCCGTGGCCCTGGCCGATGCCGAGGCCGCGGCCGTTTCCGGAGTAGGGGGGGCTGATTTGGGCTCAGCTCAATTTGGGGTCAGAGTCACCGAGAATTTGGTTCGGTGACTCTGACCCCAAATTGAGGTGAGCCTAAAACGCCCACGTGCTGCCGCGCCGTCAGTTCATCGCCCCCACCCCCGCGCGCCCCCCGGCCGGCAGGTGCTCCGTCAGGTAGCGCTGCAGCAGCGAATAGATGTGCTGCGTCGTCCCCGCCCCCTCGTAGATCCCGTGCGAGCGGTTCGGGTAGGCCATCATGTCGAACGGCTTTCCCAGCTGGATGAGGCGATTCACGAGGCGCTCGGTCCC is a window from the Gemmatimonadaceae bacterium genome containing:
- a CDS encoding FKBP-type peptidyl-prolyl cis-trans isomerase, encoding MRARACVYAHYTGWLANGTKFDSSRDTMPNGEPRTPIAFAQGGRQVIAGWDVGFEGMRVGGRRRLIIPYQLAYGENGRPPVIPPKATLVFDVELMAVADTLPRTEPAPRGVPSPPRCAPWSEVRAAK
- a CDS encoding BlaI/MecI/CopY family transcriptional regulator, producing the protein MPKPAPSSDLTRRERQVMDILHRRGPSTVSEIMDDLPDPPTYSAVRSILRILGEKALVQYREDGPRYVYLPTAPANESRDTALAHVVETYFAGSTEQAITALLRLSDAGVSEEEIEQLRARIRAERAGGR
- a CDS encoding HEAT repeat domain-containing protein, yielding MIPALSPETLALLVLLGKATVVLVVAFAGATLLERAPAGARHLLWLSTLGAILFLPALSTWSPLRLAVLPVAWLVPHVATPDRGATAPNATSPVASDDARRATSTRAPSTVSPGETAAAGADEVQLQGALAAAPAATAWRPTMWQLLLGAWAAVALALGGWLAIGFLSVRRIVRRATPLVDRKWSAPLYDIADRLGVDRTPRLVRSEDVKMPFAAGLVSPTVVLPAECDTWDEARRRAVLLHELAHIARNDLLGHTLGRVACALYWFHPLVWRAARRLRVESERACDDLALSCGVRPSSYAEHLLDIVTSIRQPLTPATAIPMADRKEFEGRMLAILDPEVRRQGSRRQSLVVVTGLLGVAALVGGTTPTAARASTAPLVAREPAVPNVDRATPRGDTANALVVPSSRLAQGSGERRPETGRRDATPRAAAVDSADPVGAILATMTAATAAQDQPATRDRRDDRAELLMQVLRADTSAGIRRTAAWGLSRYAERADVVTALAQALRSDKDQHVREMAAWALGGGDDTPASRAALLAALGGDSDADVRESAAWALGQTTDSHSAPEVDDALAKALGDASPRVRAHAMWAIGRVGEGKVPAAVLTALESQDERDRQVRVMAAWVLFRREDATAVPAIERALGRETDGQVRVALIRALGALGESSAPALARLLDSPDRDVRAAVVGALAGRNGGPWPMPMPRPRPFP
- a CDS encoding HEAT repeat domain-containing protein, with protein sequence MFRLPLIFALGAVAGGSVATSRHHAPLVPTVGVEAVAVAVTSNGILAPVPGAESARPIMDVRGLLGALHGLPGVVCGLAAEAASGWGGGSWMNAPAPPLGPDAAARTMHFPRARLTPAEIRMVLDSIASPDPCVRELSVRLVGRLDTAFVEAPLRERLASSNAVATREAAALALGLVRARGSSDALQRLLGEDSDGLRANAVWALGRLDDKQVAPAVRRALRDDADLVRDAAAAALGTLDDDDAVDELLRVLRTDKVARVRRTAAWALGRLDQKRAGSGLVSALGAEQDDDVRETIVWALGTIEVADAAPAITEVLRKDRQGEVREMAAWALGQLESAAAVDALGEAAGGDAEPSVRATAAWALGQLELRQAPAGLIRAVTDKDAEVRTRAAWALSEIHDARAINALRSALKGESAARARKAQIRALVLSGEKSEAFFKELLTSDDPEVREAAVGGMAGQRMHPWPWPMPRPRPFPE